The genomic window GGATACCAAGTTTTTGTAATTCTTCTGCAAAACGTTTTTTATTCGATACAATTCCCATCTGTCCTACAGAATTATTCAGGACCGGGCAATCAAAGATTTCCCTCTCAATATTTTCAAAACCCGAGCCCAGGACAACTCCGTCAAAATCCGTTTCGAAATTATCCATTATCCGGATAATCTCTTCATTTTCCACTTCATGGATGTCTTCTTCCATCAAAGCATGGCATTTGCAGGTATTATATTCCAGATCCCGGTCACAAAAAGCATCTATTGCATATACATTATATCCTGCACCCTTGGCAGAATGGGCAATATTCCTGCTGCTGTACCCGATTACCAGGATATTTTTCATGCTTTTATCTCTTCAGGTATCGGTATCATGCCATATTCGGTTTTAAGTACCGGAATTTCTTCTCCCTCTCTGGCAGTCAGGAAGAAGGGTTTCTTGAGAGTCACTGTCTGGTAGTTTGTGGGATCAAGTATCATTATGGCATTATCTTCAATTGCCACCAGCACAGCCCGTTTTGCATCTGCAAATGTTCCCAGGAACTCGGCCTTTTCGATATCTTCTATGGATGCGATAACTTTTTTGCCGGTTTGCAGGTCTATGCATTTGGCTTTTTTATCACAATTTTTTATTTGCAACACCTGATTATTAAAATAAAGGATATCCCCGGGAACATACTTTGGCAGGCGTACCGCATATGATACACGATAGAGCTCCTTGCCATCCCGCTGGCTGAACAGGGACGGGGATTCCTGATGCTCTCCTCCAAGTTTGGATGTTATAATTTTACAGATCTGCCTGCAGGCACCGGATGAGCCGATATAGTAATCTGTTCCTTCCTTTGATGAAGACATGTTTGAAATAAAAGCCAGCCTGTCCCCTTTTTTCTCCATCCTGCTCAGGGCATCACGGACCAGGTGGTCACATTTTTTCTTTTCATCATCCGTAGGGTTCCTGTTACTTGCCCTAAGCTGGATGATTCCTTCATAGTAACCGGCAGCTATTCTGCTGCATGCATCACAGACACCACGTTGGACACGGACCTCAGTTGTAAGTTTTTCTTCCAAAGGCATGCCGTAGATTTCTGCCTGAATATAAACATTAACAATATACTGGTAGGGAGTCAGTTTTTGAGGTTCAAATCCAAGTTCAATTATGTCTGCATTTTCATGAAGCAACAATTCGCTTTCAACTTTCTCGAGTACTGTATTTGTATCGTGTTTTGTATCTGTCCACTGGCCTCTTTCGTATTTGGAGCCACATCTGGCACAGATCTGGGTGCTTATGACCGGATCTAATTCGGCAAGTTTAAACTGCTTGAAAAAGCAATTCTTGCACACATTTTCATAAAGATTGTGAGTAGTATTGCCACATTTAGGGCATATGAGTTCTTTCATTAGACGCTGCATTTGATGTTGTGTTGTATATTAGTCTTTTGGATATATTGTTGAGATTTCTGTTTCAATATAACCTTCGATCATCCTATTTTTATATTAATTGCTTTAAGGATAGTCTCTTTTTCTTATAAAGGACAATCTATGTTACCCATGTGGATTACATATGTTATCCTAAAACTTTTTTTTATATACTATGAATATACTCGAGATAACAAGTGTATTTGATTTGTCAACGGGTAAAGTGAATTAATTATTGGCTATATAAGCCCTAAAAACTTGAACAAATTTCACTGCCCGATAATGGTGGTTGTATATCAATGAGTGCAGTATATTTAACAGTCATAGGAATTCTGCTGGCAATAGCTATATTTGCAGTTAAGGCCGGAGTGGGATGTGGATGTTCGACTATCAATCGCAGGCAGTTATTTGCCATTGCAGGGATGTATTTTGTATTGTCCGTAATCATAGGCTTGATTCTTAATTACATCGACATATCCTATCTGCTGAATGCTTCCCAGGTTGGAATGGGAATGCATGTGTTAATGGCTCTCTTGCTTCTGGGTGTAGGTATCTATACTTCCAAAAAATGGAATTGTGGGGTGGATGTATCCCATAAGACTTTCCTTGTGATCTCCCTGCCCTGCCCCGTATGCCTTGCAGCTCTTTTCATGTCAATCATGCTGCTTTCCAATACCGTTGAGATCAGCAGTGCACTTCTGGGACTTGGGGTTGGTGTCACCTTTTTCTTTTCCATCATTTCCTCTTCCCTGATTGTCAGGAGGCTTAAAAAGGATCCAACAACCCTGGGCAATGCCATGACGTTTTTGGGCCTGTTCTACTTGATGGGTGCAGTAATCGCCCCTGCCTACATGCACGCAAAACAAATGGGTCTTCCGACTTTCAGCGGACCCGAATTTGATATAATACCCTTCATCGGCTTTGCAATTCTCATAACGGCTGGCTTTGCACTTAATCGTATCAAAACCCAGTATTAATTAAAGGAGTGATAATAAAAAATGGCAATAGATTCTTCTTTGTTCCAGATAATGTATACAGTTTCTTCGTCACTATTGTATCCTGTAATAATATTGCTTTTGTTAGCAGTGGTATCATCTCTGGCTTTGATTGGTGAGTTCATTTCCGAATATTCCAAGAGGCATCGCAATGTTACACAACTTGAGAATATAGGTAAATGGGTACAGGATTCCGTTAAATCCTCGGATTTTGATTCTGCCGCTACACATCTGGGTGAGCTGAAGCAAAATTCCCTTGTCATGTCATTTGCCCGGGATGCTGCCGCCCATCTTGGCAGCAGCGCTGCTACTTCTATTGACTGGCTTTCCGAGGAGTATGAGGTGCGAATGACCAAGAACCTGGAGTATACCAAGATCCTTTCCACGGTTGCTCCGATGATAGGCCTGATGGGAACGCTTATTCCCCTCGGTCCGGCTTTGATAGGACTTGCGGAAGGTAATATCCTGCAGCTTGCACATAACCTGATGGTTGCTTTTGCTACCACAGTTCTGGGTCTGTTTGCCGGAATCGTAGGATATGTCCTGACCGTGGTACGTAAAAGATGGTACTGGCAGGATATGGCTGATATCAATTATCTGCTTGAGTGCATGGAGGGTGAGGAATGAAAAAACGAAAATACAGGCGAAGCGGTCTGCTTTATGAAGGGGATGAGCAGAATCCCCTAACTGGTGTGGCCAACCTTTTCGACATAGCCATGGTCTTCTCCGTGGCCCTGCTGGTGGCCCTGGTAATGTCTTTCCAGTTGCCGGAATTGTTGTCTCCAACGGATGACGTGACCATTGTAAAGAATCCGGGGGAGGAAAACATGAAGATCATCGTCAAGGAAGGTCAGGACATCGAAGTACTGAACATGACCGAACAAATCGGAGGCGGGTCAGGTGAAGCGCTGGGTACAGCCTACCAGCTGGCAGATGGACGGGTTGTGTACGTTCCCGAGGGTAAAAATGAATCGGGAGGATAACCCGTTTTATTTTTTGTTATATAAAAACAAGTTTATTGATTATATGTAAGGAGAAATTGTAGATAACATTCAGTTGAAAATATTGTGGTGACATCCCGACCTGTGGGCTGGCGGGCTTTGGGTCGGGATGTGCTGCATACTATCGAGGCGATAATATGCGATTTGGAAAAGTGTGTTTATTAGTTTTAAGTGTATTGATTATGCTGGCAGTGGCAATGCCGGCGGTATCGGCAAATGAACAAGTAACAAAGGTCACCTACATTTCCTACAGTGCAAATGATGCCCTTCAGACAGCCAGTGAGACCAATGATCACAGTGATCTGATTGAGTATACCTTCATCGATTATTCTGATTCAGGTATAAGCCAGGAAATGATAAATGCCTCAGAAAGTGGTTTCCTTGAAACCCAGGATGTTATTGTTTGTCAGGGTATATATGATGCTTTCACTGATAACACTACAGTGAACACCACTCTCAAATCAGCGCATGACAAGGGTACTGCCATCTACAGCATAGACCCTATGGGAGCCTATACCCCTCCATCCTACTTCGATTATCATTCTGATGGTACTACCAGTGACCCGGTTGCCACCTATTACAACAATATGGGAACTGAAGGTGAAGGTCTGGAAAATGCGGAAAACCTGCTGACCTATCTCACAATGAAGTCAAAGGTCACCTACATTTCCTACAGTGCAAATGATGCCCTTCAGACAGCCAGTGAGACCAATGATCACAGTGATCTGATTGAGTATACCTTCATCGATTATTCTGATTCAGGTATAAGCCAGGAAATGATAAATGCCTCAGAGAGTGGTTTCCTTGAAACCCAGGATGTTATTGTTTGTCAGGGCATATATGATGCTTTCACTGATAACACTACCGTGAACGCCACTCTCAAATCAGCGCATGACAAGGGTACTGCCATCTACAGCATAGACCCTATGGGAGCCTATACCCCTCCATCCTACTTCGATTATCATTCTGATGGTACTACCAGCGACCCGGTTGCCACCTATTACAACAATATGGGAACTGAAGGTGAAGGTCTGGAAAATGCGGAAAACCTGCTGACTTATCTTGCAACCGAATCACCCAAACTGGTGGAAAATGCTCTGAATAACGCAAAAGTAGACAGCAGTAAATACCTGTTTGTCCTGGGTACCGAGTTTAATGAGAATGCCCTGAACAATGCTACACTGGATGCCAACATATCCTCCGAATTGGACATAACCGTTTTCACCAGGGACAATCCTGCACCCGAAGACTTCGATTTCTCCGAATACGGAGTGATCTTCATCGAGTCACAGAATGAGTCCGTGATTAATAATTGGACTTCCAGTATAAAATCTGCCAAAGCAGGCGGCGCAATGGTTATGGGTTACAATCTTTCATCCAATATCACCGTGCCCAATGTTGACTTGTATTCGGATGAATATACAGACATCGAGAGATATTGGATACAGGGCGAGAATGCCAACATGCAATCCATGCTCAGGTTTATGGGGCAGGAATTCAGTGAGCTATGGGCTGGTGAGACAGTCTCAGAACCTGAAATTATACATTCAGTAATTAATGTGACTTACATAATAAACTCCGATAACAGTATCTCCCATCTCAACAATGTCCTTTCAGAGAGGGCTGTAATAAACGATCGTTTCAATGTCACTGTTATGGACGGTGCAGAAGCGGCTGCAAATTTGACGGATGTTTCCGATCAGGATGTCATAATTCTTTATATGATAGGTGCCACACAGATTACGGAAATCAAGGATGTGCTGCTGGACGCCAAAGACAATGGTGCTCAGATAGGAATGTTTGGTATGGATGATGGTTATGGTATTGCCACCTTTGATATGACAAATCCACCTTACAGCTTTATGAAGGAGTATTTGTACAACAATGGTTACTCCAACATGGAACACTGGATACGGTCTGTAGGTTCCACTCTTGAAGGTGCCTATATTGCATATTCTGAAGCCTTCCAGCCATCTATACCTGACCATGGCATTTATCATCCAGATGCCTTCCCCCGAGTATTTGAAAACAGCAGTGAATATCTTGAATGGTATAAGGATTATGGATACAATGAATCCGCACCAACCGTTGGTATAATAGCCAGTTACAATATTGAAAAGAATTCTCTTGCTTTCAATACGGAAGATCAGATAATCAGGAATCTGGAATCCAAGGGTTGCAATGTAATTTTTTCAACTTACAAGGTAATTACAGACGACACATCTGAGTATTTTGTAAATAATGGTACGGTTCTCGTGGATTCCATGATATCGCTGAAAGGGTTTAATTTCCAATACAATGATCCCGCTATGGGAATCGAGTCCATGAATGAGTATAATGTTCCTGTAATAAAGGGATTACTCGACCGTTACCATACACCTGATGAATACAATGCAAGTGTGCATGGATTGAGCACTTCATCCTTATCGTATCAGGTAACTATGCCGGAACTTGAGGGTTTGATTGATTACATATGGTTAGCAGGCAGGGTTCAGGATTCAGAAACCGGACAATATTACTACAAACCTCTGGATTCGCAGGTTGATTGGATTAGTGACCGTGCCATCTCCTGGGCAGAACTTGGCAACAAGGACAATTCGGATAAGAAGGTCAGCATCATCTATTACAACCACGAAGGTGGTAAGAATAACATTGGTGCCAGTTACCTGGATATAGCTTCCAGTTTCGAGGTGCTGCTTGATGAAATGAATACCAGTGGTTATGATACAGGCAATGGCAGTATTCCAAACAGCAGTGAGTTCATCGATCTGTTCATCGAGAGTAGGAATGTCGGTTCCTGGGCCCCGGGTGAGCTAGAAAAGGTTGTTGAATCAGGCAATGTCACGCTTGTCCCTGTGGACGAG from Methanohalophilus halophilus includes these protein-coding regions:
- a CDS encoding 60S ribosomal export protein NMD3, giving the protein MKELICPKCGNTTHNLYENVCKNCFFKQFKLAELDPVISTQICARCGSKYERGQWTDTKHDTNTVLEKVESELLLHENADIIELGFEPQKLTPYQYIVNVYIQAEIYGMPLEEKLTTEVRVQRGVCDACSRIAAGYYEGIIQLRASNRNPTDDEKKKCDHLVRDALSRMEKKGDRLAFISNMSSSKEGTDYYIGSSGACRQICKIITSKLGGEHQESPSLFSQRDGKELYRVSYAVRLPKYVPGDILYFNNQVLQIKNCDKKAKCIDLQTGKKVIASIEDIEKAEFLGTFADAKRAVLVAIEDNAIMILDPTNYQTVTLKKPFFLTAREGEEIPVLKTEYGMIPIPEEIKA
- a CDS encoding DUF2162 domain-containing protein, whose amino-acid sequence is MSAVYLTVIGILLAIAIFAVKAGVGCGCSTINRRQLFAIAGMYFVLSVIIGLILNYIDISYLLNASQVGMGMHVLMALLLLGVGIYTSKKWNCGVDVSHKTFLVISLPCPVCLAALFMSIMLLSNTVEISSALLGLGVGVTFFFSIISSSLIVRRLKKDPTTLGNAMTFLGLFYLMGAVIAPAYMHAKQMGLPTFSGPEFDIIPFIGFAILITAGFALNRIKTQY
- a CDS encoding MotA/TolQ/ExbB proton channel family protein, producing MAIDSSLFQIMYTVSSSLLYPVIILLLLAVVSSLALIGEFISEYSKRHRNVTQLENIGKWVQDSVKSSDFDSAATHLGELKQNSLVMSFARDAAAHLGSSAATSIDWLSEEYEVRMTKNLEYTKILSTVAPMIGLMGTLIPLGPALIGLAEGNILQLAHNLMVAFATTVLGLFAGIVGYVLTVVRKRWYWQDMADINYLLECMEGEE
- a CDS encoding DUF2149 domain-containing protein: MKKRKYRRSGLLYEGDEQNPLTGVANLFDIAMVFSVALLVALVMSFQLPELLSPTDDVTIVKNPGEENMKIIVKEGQDIEVLNMTEQIGGGSGEALGTAYQLADGRVVYVPEGKNESGG